In the genome of Drosophila yakuba strain Tai18E2 chromosome 3R, Prin_Dyak_Tai18E2_2.1, whole genome shotgun sequence, one region contains:
- the LOC6538243 gene encoding 40S ribosomal protein S10a, with translation MFIPKANRVAIYEFLFKEGVLVAKKDSPIQKHPDLEKIPNLQVIKVMQSLHSRGWVTEQFAWRHFYWCLTNEGIEELRTYLHLPPEIVPSTLTRPAHSEAVRPRGGPGGSGSRGFGGASKVDEDRSNYRRAPFDDGVDKKGDVGAGSGQVEYRGGFGRASRYYK, from the coding sequence ATGTTCATTCCCAAAGCCAATCGTGTCGCCATCTACGAGTTCCTCTTCAAGGAGGGTGTGCTGGTGGCGAAGAAGGACTCGCCCATACAGAAGCACCCGGATCTGGAGAAGATACCCAATTTGCAAGTCATCAAGGTAATGCAGTCGCTGCACTCACGTGGCTGGGTCACGGAGCAGTTCGCCTGGCGGCACTTCTACTGGTGCCTGACCAACGAGGGCATCGAGGAGCTGCGCACCTATCTGCACTTGCCACCGGAGATTGTGCCCTCCACTTTGACGCGTCCTGCTCACTCGGAGGCAGTGCGTCCGCGTGGCGGCCCTGGAGGATCGGGATCTCGTGGATTTGGAGGCGCTTCCAAAGTCGATGAGGACAGATCCAACTACAGACGCGCTCCTTTCGACGATGGAGTGGACAAGAAAGGCGATGTGGGCGCCGGAAGCGGACAGGTTGAATATCGTGGCGGTTTCGGTCGCGCTTCTCGCTACTACAAATAA